TGTTGGACACATAGCTGTACGGGTCGTAGGAGTAGAAAATCTCCACCGGCGTCCGGTCGAACTGATACTGGAACGACGCGCCGAGGGTGAAGCAGAGATTGCCGTTATTGACGTCGCCGATACCGTTATTCCCGAAGTACAGCCCGCCCATCAGGTTGAAGTGGTCGGCGATGGTGAATTTCAGGCCGAGATTGGCGAATATATTGAGGGGCGCGAAATGGAACGTCGTATCGAACGCGAGCGAGGTCTTGAGCCAGCCCGCGTCGAGGAACTTCGTGTACGCCCCGAGCTTCAGGCCGAGTCCGGGCATCGGGGTGGACGGGTCGACTGCGGCGGCCTTGCCGATACCGGTCAACGCGAGGCCCAGCTTCGTATCGCGAAACCCGAATGCCGCCAGCTCGGGCACTTTATCCTTCAGTTGGAATATCATCCCCATATCGAGGCCGATCGCCATATCCCCGCCCGCGGGAGTGGACTGGTTCAGCAGATGCACGTTGAAGCCGAACGCGAAGTCGTCGATAATCATCTTCGCGAACCCGATATTGATCGACATCACCGACCCCGCCGACGGGGGCGTGAAGTAGATGGATTGGAGGGCGGCGGTGAGGATACCGAAGTCGAGCGGGAGGCTGACCCCGACATTACCGAGGAAGTTCGGCGTCGCGATACCGTATTGCCCGAATATCCTCAGTCGCTTATCGAACGCGGGGTTCGCGGGATTGATAAAGATATCGCCCGCGTAGCCGGAGCCGCCCGCCCCGGTGAACGCCTTACCGGAGCTCGACGGCGAGAACCCGGTGTAAATCCATTGACTGCCGTTATCGACGGCAAATCCCTGAACGAATAAAAACATTAGCGGCAGCAGTATCGCCGCCCATTTCATAGATTTTTTCATTCATCCCTCCCGTTATTCAGTGAAAAGTGGAAAGTATCAAGTAAAAGGCAAAAAACAACGTATGCTTTTTACTAAAATTATGTATCCGTATTGCTTATTTCAATTGAATTTCAGAATCAACAACATATTTGTCAAGAGAATAATTTTTGTTAAGAGAACAAATTTTTAAAAGTGATTTAACTACATCTTTTTCCCATGGTTCCATTAATGGGGAAAGAATAATTTTATCTATTAATATACTTAAATTTACCTGTATATCTATTATTGTAGGATTAAACACTAACAATCTTATTTCTCTTTCATCTTGATAATGAATATTTTTTATAGTTGCAAGATCAATAAAATTAGTAATTGGGTTGTTTATATAGTTTTTAAAATCGAAGTATCTCACTTCTTCAATATTTATATCTTCGGTTGTTTCTTTTGCTGATTCCAGAAGCTTTCCTATAGTTGACTGTAAACAAATAGAATACTTTCCATTCCCATAATTTTTCCATAAATAATAAGATTCCCATTCATTTCTACACCACGATGATACAGCAATCAGTCCTTCTTTTTTCCTATCTTTAATAAAACTAATGCTATTTTCAACATCCACTTTTTCTTTCTCTGTTGTCGCCTGCATTTTCCAACTTCTAATAGTTGCTTCTGTTAATAAACCTTCCAAAGGATCTTCAAAATCTTTTAAATATGCAAAATGTATTACACTTCGTTCGATTAAATACAAAAATTTATATACATCATAGTACTTCCAGATTTTCTGATTATATATTAATTCAAACCTTTTTCGTGGGTCATCATTTTGTTTAATTGGCATATTACCTCAAAATATTTCCTTATTAATACTTTACCTCGTCCAGTATATCGCCCATTTCACTTTCAACTATATACTTGTAACTTATCATTTTTAACTTTTTACTCATACCGCGATTACGAAGGTATCGAATTTTTCCGACGGAATTGGAAGATTATCCTCACTCAGCGCTTCGATATACACTTCAATCGCCTCGCGTATATTTTCTATCGTTTCCTCTTTCGTTTTGCCCTGGCTGATGCATCCCGGTAAACTGGGACATTCCGCCACCCAGTATCCATCTTCACCCGGATAAATAACAACCTGCCGCATCATTTCCTCCCTTTGCTATGTGAAAAGTGATAAACTTTGTCCGTTTTTAGCACATTTTAATTATACTATTTATTTTTCTTCTCTACTTCAAGGATTTTTTCAATCTTCATACACAATTCCGGTATTTCTTTTTTCACCGATTCCCACACTAAAGGGATATTTACTCCAAAGTATTCGTGTATCAACCGGTTTCTCATTGAAACAATATCCCGCCACGGTATTTCCTGATAACGGTCTTTTATTTCTTTCGGAACCCTGTTTGCAGCCTCGCCGATTATCTCAATCGCGTGAATTACGGCAAACAACGTTTTTTTATCATCCTCAAAATCCGTTTGATTGATTCCTTCGATAAAGCTATGAATTGCATTGGCAGATTCTGTTATATCAGTAAGGAAATCCAGATATTCACGCTTCACAGGTACTTTACCTCATCCAAAATATGCGTTCCGATATAAGGCTTGAGCGTATCCTTCAGCACAAGATCGATTTTAACATCCAACATATCGCCGAGTTCGTTCTGAATATGGCAGAATTCCAGAAGGCCTGGCATTTCCGAAAATGACACCAGTACATCCAGATCGCTTTCCTGAGTCGGATTACCGTTCACATAAGACCCGAACACACCGATTTCCCGAATATGGTACTCACGCTCTAAAAATTGTTTCCTCTCCGAAAGAATACGCATGATCTCTTCGAGGCGTTTCATCCCAACATCCTTATCTCCATGATAAGAGATTATATAATTGAAACATTACTTTTCACTTTCAACTTGTCACTTGTCACTTGTCACTCATATTTTATCAGCGAGAATACCGGGACTTCTATCTGCTCGCGCCCCTTGAGGAACTCGAGCTCCACCAGAAACGCCGCGCCCGCGACCTCGCCGCCGAGCTTTTCCACCAGCTTCACGATAGCGCCGCAGGTTCCGCCGGTCGCGAGGAGATCGTCCACAATCAGCACCTTCTCGCCCTTTTCTATCGCGTCCTTGTGTATCTCGATCTCCGCCTCGCCGTACTCCAGCGCATACTTCTCCGATATGACCGGGGCGGGGAGTTTCCCCTTCTTGCGCACCGGAACAAATCCCACGCCGAGGATATACGCCGCGACCGCGCCGACTATAAACCCGCGGGATTCCGCGCCGACTACTTTCTTAATACCCTTGCCTACATACTGGCGTGCAAGCTGTTCGATACTTTCCTTAAACGCGGCGGCGTCCTGCCATAAAGTGGTCAAATCCTTGAAAAGGATTCCCGGCTTCGGGTAATCGGGCACATCGCGAATAATCTTCTTGTAATCCATACCGTCTCCTTATTTCGGGAAATCCTTTTAATACCGGCCTAATATTTTCAATCGGAACTTATAATATCCTTTTCTCGTTATAATGACTGGGCGATAGTGATTGCCGATACGATAAAAATATCCACCGGTGACGCGCCTCTCGAAAGGTCGTTGACCGGTTTGGAAAGCCCCTGCAGGAGCGGGCCGTACGCCTCGGCTCCGCATAAACGCTGGGTGATCTTATAGCTGATATTTCCCGCGTTGAGGTCGGGGAATATCATCGTGTTCGCCTTACCCGCCGCGGGCGATCCGGGCGCCTTACTCTCCGCGATAAACGGCACGACCGCCGCGTCGAACTGCATCTCCCCGTCGAACAGGAAATCCGGGTTGCGCTGCTTCAGCAATTCCACCGCGTCGCGTACCTTAGTTATCGACGGGGCATCCGCGCTCCCTTTGGTCGAGAACGACAGGAACGCCACTACCGGATCGACACCGAGGAGTTTGCGGGCGCTTTCTGCGGACGAGATCGCTATATCGACCAACTGCTCGCTGTTCGGCTCGGGGACAACGCCGCAGTCGGCGTAAATAAACGCCCCGTTATAGCCGTACACCGTGTTCGGGACAATCATCGCGAAACAGCTCGATACCGTCTTCACCCCTTCCTTGGGCTGAACGATGAGTATGGACGCGCGTACCGTCTTCGCGGTAGGTGTGAGACTCCCCGAAACCATCGCGTCGACCTCGCCCTGTTTGAGCATCATCGCGCCGTAATAAACCTCGTCGGAAAGAGTTTTGTGCGCTTCTTCCTCGGTCATCCCTTTATGTTTACGCTTCTCGTAGAATATGCCCGAATACTTCTCCAGTTTTTCCGACTTTTTCGGGTCGCGGAGATAGATGCCGCTCAGGGAAATCCCCTCGTCCTTCGCCTGCTTGGTCAATTCGTCGGGGTCGCCGAGGAGATAGAGCTCCGACACGATTTTTTCCTTGATGCACATTTCCGCCGCGCGTAAAACACGAATATCACGCCCCTCCGGCAGAACCAAACGTCTCGGATTTTCCCGCGCAATACCCAATATTTTTCCCTTAAAATCGAGCATTTCCTTCTCCTTAGAAAAACAACCTATGCGTTATATTATAACGTAAGATACAGGCAAGTCAAAGAATTGAGTTTCAACATACATATCAATATAGGGGGGTTCTAAAAACTTAAATAGTTTCTAAAAAGTCTTTTCAAAAGACAATCTTCATTTCTTTCTGGGCGGCCAGAAAGAAATGAAGCAAAGAAAGAGCCGCCGCGCAGATAAAGCTCAAGAGAAGAGCCGGGAAATCCCGTAAAGGCTTAACTCGCAAGAAAGCTCTTTTTAAAGCGCAGGATTGCCATGCTCGGACAAGCGCCTTTACGGGATTTCCCGGTAGTAGAAATCGCTTTACAGTGCGCGGGTTAAACAGCCAATTGCCATTCTACTATGCAATACATATTTTGTCTATTTTGTATCTTTGGGAGAGTTATTAGAACTCCCTATAACATAAAAACAGCGAATATAAACTTTTTATGAGCGGCTGGAAAAGACGATAAGACGGACGAGATGGATGAACGCCATCGGGGTATAGGCAAGGTAGGTCAGCGCGGCGGAATGGAGCACATGGCGGATACCCTCCTTTTCCTCCGGCTCGAACGAATGTTTCTTTTCCAGCAGTTCGAACGCGATGTTGCTGGCCTGCAGTTCCAGCGGGAGAGTCAGGAGATGGAAGCACACCGCGAAGAAAAACAGATAGATACCGGCCTTGCCGACCAGCTCGAAACTGAATATCAGGCCGAGCGCGATGAACGGGATGGACAGGTTGGCGGCGATATTCACCGGGACGAGCGCGAGATTCCGCAGACGGATACCTCCCGGGTGACGCGCGTACTGGATCGCATGGCCGGCCTCGTGCGCCGCGACCCCGATCGCCATAATCGAGTCGCCGTAGTACACGTCGGTGGAAAGCCCCAGCGTCTTTTCGTCGTCGTTATAATGGTCGGTCAATAGCCCGGGCATGATCTTGATCTCGATATCCTTGACTCCCTCGGATTTCAGGAGTTCCTTCACGACCTGCGAACCGATCTTTTCATGCTTGGATTCTATATCGCGCTGGATACGGTAGTTTCGTTTGATAGTGAAGTGCGCCCATAAACAAAGGATAATGGCGGGAATAAACACTAGACAAGCCGCGTCGATCCAGTAAAAATGGCGGAGGATAGCGTTGATAAAAAGCGGCACCGGCACTCCTTTTTCGTCCGATCCCCCTCCACTATACTATAACCCGCCGTGAAAATTTGTAAAGCTATTTTTCGGTTTTATTCGTCGAAACTTCGGGGTGCTCCGCTTTGTCCTTCCATTTCAAGTAGTAGTCCACCAGTTCCTGTCTAACCTTTGGGTCTTTCAGGTACTGGTTCTTATACTCGTAATGCATGATGTAATTCGTAAATTCAGTCTCCAGCTCAGAAAGCGGTTTGTGATAGAACTCGCCCATGAGGATATCGAGGTAATTATCCGGTAACGGGAGGGGTATTTCTTTCCGCATCATTTGAAGGAAAGCGTCCAGACCGTACCTTTGAATTAGGTAGCCACAAAAGACGTATGAGTATGAAGCGTAATAATTGAGTATCCATTCGTCCAAACGGCTTATCTCTGAACTGTACAAAGTATGCCCGTATCGCAGGCTAAAATCTTTAATAATTATATCAATAGGCTCTATGAATTTTCCTTTTATCGAAAGATCAACAAGTAATTTCATTTCTTCATCGTACCCGAGTGGCGATTGATTTATTTTTTTCAGCATGGACGGGTAATTCGTATGATAATACATATTTTCAATAATCGAATCGAAACTATTAGTATTCCCGCAAAGGTATTTATCAATGTATATAAAATGAAAATATCGTGCCCTTCCTTCCGATAAAAAACCGATCTGGTTCAATTTCGATACCGGGAGAATATGCGCCATCTCATGCACGATAACCGAGGGGCTTATAAAACCATCCCATAATACTATAGTAATTTTATCACTCCAGAATTTTCCAGCACCCTTAAACGCCGTGCTCTCCGAATCGATCAATTCGATCAGCACCACCTCCGGCAGATTCTCGCCCGACTCCTTCTCGACAAACTTCACCGCCTGTTGGGCTTGCCGTAATACTAAGAGCACGGTCGCGAAATCCGCCTTGGCGGTGTTCAGTACCGCGAGGGTATGGTTGTCCCATTTGAGGCGGTAGATTGTGTCGTCCCCGTCCTTCACGGCTTCGAACTTTCCCTCGAGGTCGTGGAATCCCCCGCCCGCGCCGCAGGAAGCAAAAAATAACAATACCGATATCAGCGGCAATAGTACTGTGATGCGTTTTCTATCAATCATGGTATCCCCCTTTATTCCGTATATTATACCCCCCGGCGCGGATTTGTAAAGCGGATTTTTACACCGGAAACAATCTTTTTATTTCCCGATTATTCTTATATTATTATATAATATATCATATATTTATAAATAATATTTAACACAATATTTGAAAATTGGTAAAAACCGTATTATAGTAATCTATCGATTATTAACCGGAGGTTACTATGAAGAAGGGGTTTGTTTTAGTAGCGGGGTTATTCATGCTCCTGTCGTGCGCACCGGCGGTAGAGGAAGTTGTCCACGGCGTACTGATCGCGGGGAGTGTCAAGGTCGGTTCAAGTACGTACAACGCGGTGTACTGGGATAACGGGGTGATGCATGCGCTGGACAGCAGGGACTCCTTTGTTTATCATTCGTTTCGCGACGGATCGGATTTATATGTTCTGGGATATTATTATGATTCCGTCGGCGAGAGGCATTATGGCTACTGGAAAAATGGGGCCTTCTTTCCGCTGGGTTTTACGTTTTCATCGGTTAAAAAAATCGCGGTTGCTGACGGAACGGTGTACGTTTCGGGTAAACTGACGAATACTTCCGCGGGTTATTGGGAAAACGGCGTCTATCACAATCTCTACTCATCGAATCATTATTATATGCAGGCAATCGGAATAGCGGTCTCGGGAACAAATATCGCGGTTGTCGGAAATACTAATTTTCTCAACTCAAAGGGATATTGGCTGAATTCGGCCTACCATGAAGTAACCAATATTACAGGATGGTATTACCCCTATTTTACCGGAGATGTTCTGAAAATTCTTTGCAGTACGAACAATAACGAACTCGGTTACCTCGAAAACGGGGTATATACAACTCTCATCGCTACAAACTTCTACCCGCAATCGGTCGATGTCTACGGAACGAACGTTTACATCAGCGGATATATCTCGGACGGTTCAATATCAAAGCCTTATTATTTGAAGAACGGCGTACTCATCAGCCTGAACTGTTCCTATTCGAACGGTATTGTCGGAAAGGCCATCATGTATAATAACGAAATCTATTTCGCGGGATGTTTTGGCAACAGTACCGTGAATGCCTGCTACTGGAAAGCCGGCGGGACAAGCATCGTTCTCGACACACGTGAGTCATTCGCCGAAGTACTCAACAATTAAACCTTTTCAGGGGGCTTATAGCAATAACTATACGCCCCTATTCTTTCACTTACCCCCCCACATTCTCCGATAGGTTTACCCGTAAAATTTACTTATTCCTCGAAACGTGTTAATATTACTAAAACCACGGGAGAAGACTATGCCGCTCGAACCGACGTTAAAACCGGGCGATGTCGCGCCGGATTTCATACTGAAGGATCAGGACGGGAAGGAAACCGCGCTTTCGTCGATGCGGGGTAAGAAGGCGCTGCTGTCGTTCCACCCGCTCGCGTTCACGGGGGTCTGCGAGATCCAGATGCGGACGCTCGAACTCAAGTTCGCCGCGCTCGCGGAGCTGAACACCGTAGCGTTCGGCATCAGCGTGGACAGCGTGCCGTGCAAGAAGGCGTGGGCGGATGCGATGGGGATGACGCGCACCCGCATGCTCGCGGACTTCTGGCCCCACGGCGAGGTCGCGAAAAAATACGGGGTGTTTGTCGAGAGCGCGGGGTTCTCCGGCCGGGTGAACATCGTGATCGACGAGAACGGGAATATCGCGATGGTGAAGGTGTACGATAAGCCCGAAATCCCCGATATCGAGGCCGTGCTGAAGTTCCTGAAGGGGTAACTAGTCCTCTTTATAGGTGGGAATCCTGAGAAGGACTATCGTCCCGGTAATACCCGCCGCCGCCACTATCCCGCGTACGATCCAGTTATCGATCAGGAACATGGATATCCCGATCATCGTCCACATCATCGAAATCGATATGACTTTATATTTCAGGCGGATTGCCTTCCGTTCGCGGTACTCCCGGATATATTTCCCGAATACCTTATGATTGATAAGCCAGTTATGCAGGCGTTCCGAACTCTTCGCGTACAACGATACCGCGAGCAGGAGAAAGGGCGTTGTCGGCAGGCCGGGAATAAATATCCCGACTACCCCGGTTGCCAACGACAGGCTTCCCAGCGTAATATAGAGTATTTTTATGGATTTCCCCTTAAATATTCATATACAAATAATATGATATATTAACAGGATTCGCGGGATAAGTCAAACTGTAGAAGATTATTTCCCTTTCGGCCAGAACATCCCGACCTTCCGGGTATACTCCACATACTTCTCGCCGAAGCGGATCGAAAGGTCGTTCTCCTCGAGCACGTTGAACGCGACGAACACGGGTATCCACACGATCGAGTAGATCAGCAGGGTGAGGCTGTTCAGGATCATCGCGGCGCCGAACCACATCAGCATCTCGCCGAGCGACTGGGGATGCCGCATGAATCGATAGATACCGCCGTACATCGCGGAGTCCTTCGACGGGCGCGCGGCCTCGGCCCCGGCGTGCATGATACCCACCATCATCAGCGCGAATGTCGCCGCGGTGAACACGCTCCCGATAACGATGAGGACTGTCGGCTCGGAGGATAGCCGGATATTCAGCTTATCGCCGAACGGGAAAAGGATATATCCCGCGACAACGGCCATCTCGAATACCATCGCGAGTATCCGCATCCTCCCGCAGAACTTGTACGCCTCCTCGCCCATCCGTTTTTCAAGCGATGCGGGCTGGATGCTGATCATATACAACACTGTGAACAGGAACGACCCGAAAATAATCATCATCATACTGATTTCGCCGGTCATCATTGCCCCCTTTATAAATCGTACATTTTCCTGATGCCCGCCCAATCGATATGCGTCAAATCGGTACGCACCATATCGATCACCCTGTGGAGGTTCAGTTCGGTTTCGTCGATCCATGCGTAACGGGAATGCTCCGCGGACAGGGTTACCGACGGGTCGTCCGTGCGGCAGAGGTAGGTTACCCCGACCGTCTGTTCGTTCTCACGCGGGAAATAGGTCCACGCGAATAGCACGGTAAGTATCTCGAGGGGGTGCACCCCTGTTTCCTCGCGCACCTCGCGCCTCAGCGCGTCCTCGGGGGTCTCGCCGAACTCCATCCGTCCGCCGGGCATTTCCATCAGCCCCGCCCTGTCGCGCGCGCCCTCGCCGCGTTCGATCAGCAGAAATTTCCCCCGGCAGAACAATAACGCCTTTACCGCCGCGTGGAATATCTTCTCGCTATCCATAATTTATCCTTATATTTGAGGAATTATCACCGATTTGGAGTTGAAATTCATCCGCCATCCTTATGTGCTCCGCATTTCTTCCGAGCAGGACGGAAACCTCGATACATCCCGCTTTTCACGCGGGACACTCGGTTTCCGGCTGTTGGCTGTTTGTATTTTGCCTTTTTACACCGCCTCTATGCCGCGTTTCTTCTGAGCAAAATGGTAAAAACACCGTTGTTCGACCGAAGGAAGTTACGGCGTTTTCCGTTTTGCGACCCTTCTTCCCTGAAGCGGCATCATTGCGGGCGGGCGCTTGTCCCGCGCTCCTCGCGGGATTCTTTGAACACTTTCTTTCCCCTGCCGGAAAGAAAGTGTTATACTCCCCGTCCGAAATCTATAATATATTTTTCTATGGATTATTACATTATGGTGACGTTGGAATATTGCAGGATTGCGTCATCCTTCGGCAGGCTCAGGATGACAATACCCGGACACTGAGCGTAGCCGATGTCACCCTGAGCCAATCGAAGGGCTACACCCCCTGCATCTCACGGGCATGCACTTGTCTTCTGCAAATGCAGAGAATACCGAAGGGGTTATCAGATGTGCTTTAAAGTAACTCATTTCCAAATTGTTCAAGAATCTTGTCAATAAGAAGATTTGGATATCTATAGAGAATAATATTAGATATCCAATAACTTGAAAGACAAAGTTCTTTCTCAAGTTTAACGCTTATTGCATAAATTAAATTTTCCTTATCAAAAAAGTACTCTTTCTTATAAAAATCGATGTTCTTTTCAATGTGTTTTAATACATATTCATTAAAAATCCAGTCTGGTAGTAAAAGGAAGCTAGCAACATTACGAGCTTGTTGTTCCTGTATTTTATATTCCTCATCGTTTTTCCCGTTTTTCACCCTTATAGAATCCTCTAGCGTTTTTGCTTTATCATAGAGGTAGGAATGAATTAGGATATGTGCCAATTCTTCAGCAAGTGTAGCCCGATAATAAATTTCATCTTTTTCACCCATCCAATGATCATAATCGATCGCTATATCGAAACCGTCAATTGTTTTTAATACTACACCTTTTGTTCTGAATCTTTTTCGCAGATCGTGAATCCCGATAATATTATGCCCCGCAATATCAATCATAATTTCAATATCTAAAGGTAAGTCTGTACAATTATTCATCCCGACCTTTTCTATAAAAGCATATGCGGTGCGTCGGTAATCTTCGTATGACATCTTTCTAATCAAAGATACCCTCCTTAAACCTTCAATATTCTCTATTAATAAGTTCTGTTAAATCTTTAATTTCTTGGTCAGTCAATTTTTTATTGTTTATTGTTCTTAACAAAATTGGAATAGCTCTATTCTCTTTAAGTTCATTTTTTATATCGTTCGGATATTCCCCGTTTTCAGCTGCAGAAAGATCACGAAATTTCGTCTCTTGCTCGCCTGATACTTTTAACGCTTCAATTAATTTGTTTAAAATATCTGCTTTTTGAGGAGCAGGACTTACCGATCTTTCCACCCTTGAAAGATAAGCAGCGTCTATTCCGGTTGTTTTCGCTAATCGTCTGAGTGTTATTTCATTTTCGAGTCGAATTAATTTTAAATATTCCCCAAATTTCATAATAGCCTCCTTTTAATCTTTATATGTTGTAATTGTACTACAACATTCTAAAAAAAGCAAGAGGTTTGATGAATATTTTATCAGATTAACCTTCCCTCTGCGAAGGGTCTCATTCACTTCCCCGCAAGCATTTCCCGCGCGTGCGCCATAGACGTGTCGGTCTCGCCGCCGAGCATCCGCGCCACCTCGTTCACACGCTCCGCGTCCTCGAGCCGCCGCACCTGCGTAAACGTTTTCCCGTCCCGCACGTCCTTCGCGACATAGTAATGCGCGTTCGACTTCGCCGCGATCTGAGGGAGATGCGTGATGACGATTAACTGCCGGGAGCGCGCGAGTTCGCGTATCTTCTCCGCGACATGATTGGCGGTCACTCCGCCGATACCGACATCGATCTCGTCGAATATCAGGGTCTCGATGGAATCGTTGCCCGCGAGGATGGATTTGAGCGCGAGCATGACGCGCGATATTTCGCCGCCCGACGCGATCTTGCGCAGGGGCTTGGGTTCCTCGCCGGGGTTCGGCGATATCATAAATTCCACGTAATCGATGCCCGCGAGCCCTACCTTGACCGCGCGGTCGTTGATACGGATCGGGCTGGCTTCGTCCTTGATATAGCTGATCCCCGCGATAAACTCCGATTTCTCCATCCCGAGGAAGGCGAGTTCGGTCTTTACCGCGAGCGCGAGCTTTTTCCCCGCGTCCTGACGTTTCCGCGAGAGTTCGAGGCATGCGTCGATCAGGCGGCGCTTGACGTCCGCGATCTCCTTGTCGATCTTCCCGATCTCCGCCGCGCGGTTCTCGAAACGCCCGAGCTTCGCCGAGCATTCCGCGCAGTACGCGTTCAGTTCCGCGATCGACTGCATCCTGTATTTTCGCTTGAGGTCTTTTATCAGTTCGAGACGGTCGGTCAGGCCGTCCATCTTCCCGGTGTCGTAATCGACTTCGTCCATATACTCGGAGACCAGTTTGACCGCCTCGCCCACCTGCGCGGACGCGTTCTCCAGAATCTCCGCGAGCTCGGCGTACTTCGGGTCAATCCCGCTGATCGGGTTCAGGTCGCCGAGCGCCTTCGCGAGCCGCCCGCTCACCGACAACTCCTCCTGGTAGAGTTTGCCGTACGCCCCGTTCAGCGCGGTCTGTATCTGCTCGGCGTGCTCCATCCGCTTGAGCTGTTCGGCGAGTTCTTCCTCTTCCCCGTCGGCGAGCTTCGCTAATGTAATATCCTTCACCGCGGTATCCCAGTACACCTTCTCTTCTGCGAGCTTTTTCTCGTCGATCTCGAGCTCCGCCTTCGCCGCGAGTTTCGCGTTCAGTTCGGCGTAGATCACGCCGGTCTTCCGGCGGTCGTCCCATAGTCCGCCGTAGGAGTCGAGGATATCGATATGCACCTTCTGCTGGAGAAGGAGCTGGTGGTCGTGCTGGCCGTGGATATCGAGGAGCCATTGCCCGATCTCGGATATCCGCGTCAAGGTCTCCTGCATCCCGTTGACAAACGCGCGGCTCTTGCCGCCGTCGGCGGCTACCTCCCGGCGGATAATCAGCCCCTCCGACGCGTCGATATTCATCTCGGCGAGCCGTTCGCGGGTATAGGCGTCGTTCACGGTAAACGATGCTTCGATCACGGCGCGGTCGCTCCCGGTACGGATGACCGCCGAGTCGCCCTTTTCGCCTAAAAGCAGGCCGAG
The sequence above is drawn from the Brevinematales bacterium genome and encodes:
- a CDS encoding nucleotidyltransferase family protein translates to MKRLEEIMRILSERKQFLEREYHIREIGVFGSYVNGNPTQESDLDVLVSFSEMPGLLEFCHIQNELGDMLDVKIDLVLKDTLKPYIGTHILDEVKYL
- the pta gene encoding phosphate acetyltransferase — translated: MLDFKGKILGIARENPRRLVLPEGRDIRVLRAAEMCIKEKIVSELYLLGDPDELTKQAKDEGISLSGIYLRDPKKSEKLEKYSGIFYEKRKHKGMTEEEAHKTLSDEVYYGAMMLKQGEVDAMVSGSLTPTAKTVRASILIVQPKEGVKTVSSCFAMIVPNTVYGYNGAFIYADCGVVPEPNSEQLVDIAISSAESARKLLGVDPVVAFLSFSTKGSADAPSITKVRDAVELLKQRNPDFLFDGEMQFDAAVVPFIAESKAPGSPAAGKANTMIFPDLNAGNISYKITQRLCGAEAYGPLLQGLSKPVNDLSRGASPVDIFIVSAITIAQSL
- a CDS encoding type II toxin-antitoxin system HicB family antitoxin, which produces MRQVVIYPGEDGYWVAECPSLPGCISQGKTKEETIENIREAIEVYIEALSEDNLPIPSEKFDTFVIAV
- a CDS encoding helix-turn-helix domain-containing protein, with the protein product MKFGEYLKLIRLENEITLRRLAKTTGIDAAYLSRVERSVSPAPQKADILNKLIEALKVSGEQETKFRDLSAAENGEYPNDIKNELKENRAIPILLRTINNKKLTDQEIKDLTELINREY
- a CDS encoding adenine phosphoribosyltransferase gives rise to the protein MDYKKIIRDVPDYPKPGILFKDLTTLWQDAAAFKESIEQLARQYVGKGIKKVVGAESRGFIVGAVAAYILGVGFVPVRKKGKLPAPVISEKYALEYGEAEIEIHKDAIEKGEKVLIVDDLLATGGTCGAIVKLVEKLGGEVAGAAFLVELEFLKGREQIEVPVFSLIKYE
- a CDS encoding DUF86 domain-containing protein produces the protein MKREYLDFLTDITESANAIHSFIEGINQTDFEDDKKTLFAVIHAIEIIGEAANRVPKEIKDRYQEIPWRDIVSMRNRLIHEYFGVNIPLVWESVKKEIPELCMKIEKILEVEKKNK
- a CDS encoding redoxin domain-containing protein, which codes for MPLEPTLKPGDVAPDFILKDQDGKETALSSMRGKKALLSFHPLAFTGVCEIQMRTLELKFAALAELNTVAFGISVDSVPCKKAWADAMGMTRTRMLADFWPHGEVAKKYGVFVESAGFSGRVNIVIDENGNIAMVKVYDKPEIPDIEAVLKFLKG
- a CDS encoding ImmA/IrrE family metallo-endopeptidase, encoding MIRKMSYEDYRRTAYAFIEKVGMNNCTDLPLDIEIMIDIAGHNIIGIHDLRKRFRTKGVVLKTIDGFDIAIDYDHWMGEKDEIYYRATLAEELAHILIHSYLYDKAKTLEDSIRVKNGKNDEEYKIQEQQARNVASFLLLPDWIFNEYVLKHIEKNIDFYKKEYFFDKENLIYAISVKLEKELCLSSYWISNIILYRYPNLLIDKILEQFGNELL
- a CDS encoding YbaN family protein produces the protein MKILYITLGSLSLATGVVGIFIPGLPTTPFLLLAVSLYAKSSERLHNWLINHKVFGKYIREYRERKAIRLKYKVISISMMWTMIGISMFLIDNWIVRGIVAAAGITGTIVLLRIPTYKED
- a CDS encoding zinc metallopeptidase, with protein sequence MPLFINAILRHFYWIDAACLVFIPAIILCLWAHFTIKRNYRIQRDIESKHEKIGSQVVKELLKSEGVKDIEIKIMPGLLTDHYNDDEKTLGLSTDVYYGDSIMAIGVAAHEAGHAIQYARHPGGIRLRNLALVPVNIAANLSIPFIALGLIFSFELVGKAGIYLFFFAVCFHLLTLPLELQASNIAFELLEKKHSFEPEEKEGIRHVLHSAALTYLAYTPMAFIHLVRLIVFSSRS
- a CDS encoding DUF1295 domain-containing protein, with the translated sequence MTGEISMMMIIFGSFLFTVLYMISIQPASLEKRMGEEAYKFCGRMRILAMVFEMAVVAGYILFPFGDKLNIRLSSEPTVLIVIGSVFTAATFALMMVGIMHAGAEAARPSKDSAMYGGIYRFMRHPQSLGEMLMWFGAAMILNSLTLLIYSIVWIPVFVAFNVLEENDLSIRFGEKYVEYTRKVGMFWPKGK
- a CDS encoding NUDIX domain-containing protein, producing the protein MDSEKIFHAAVKALLFCRGKFLLIERGEGARDRAGLMEMPGGRMEFGETPEDALRREVREETGVHPLEILTVLFAWTYFPRENEQTVGVTYLCRTDDPSVTLSAEHSRYAWIDETELNLHRVIDMVRTDLTHIDWAGIRKMYDL